The Neoarius graeffei isolate fNeoGra1 chromosome 12, fNeoGra1.pri, whole genome shotgun sequence genome window below encodes:
- the LOC132895096 gene encoding arf-GAP with Rho-GAP domain, ANK repeat and PH domain-containing protein 2 isoform X1, with amino-acid sequence MTAPVPRPRTCYMLRKLLPSDSSESSNVAQTDNICDVSSPELNSSSCFFPADVPECKETDDTHGGSMLQKYVCPASPPRSPSPSDDEEFKILSEWVKECVTSDSSADEGPMTPLTPRSDKSFHLQPLEDCYNSTNTESAPQVTNSQSKNGAPLKPPVRKKLNQPPTLKKPRAATIRVSRRKSSGAAGLVIQPEENFYRESAVSRSSWLDVWKGRKHNVLWTTFDGQVMSLWKKRLDKFSEYVFHVSSITNVRQQDRGRFIIYFRKKHFEFMAHSEDVKTGWVTSLLASRGQEPPAPPQYHGSMTMKESWSKVYGAICGHNLWIYNSKQDFNLGLGMTFVSMNTASVKQIGRHSFSLITPYKTFNFSVDSSRELATWLDHLNKMIRSALSCSEVARRLWSNSWNKVCADCGSPNPEWASINLLMVICESCAGVHRMMGVNRSKVRSLKLDSKVWTEPLIQLFVLYGNKAGNNVWGHNVPAVDQILPDAQYEQRAAFINAKYCSGLYRKAHPLTCSQELLNQRLCEVVCGADVEETLSLLCSGAKILGGDYLSAITLAENAGQALQTELLRHNEFVEIPDFDQQRELREQTRLEELHGRLDDERFLFSQETESAACDVLDLREVISVFNQSTGQTHEFEILTLTDSLICNGDTQELLLNHMLHIIKVVMPRPLLEEELIGVMGVSRLSLREGSGLQHAEVWAMIRPGEILIYPLHTHTHRIPIIINQHTCCNMCLLENTVAVTTAEKTAYLQFERKESCSKFYTLLSSANSSDRKSHDYSLYTLPAGISGCVPPEVQRCISHITLYGLKVEGLYRCCGSIIKISELVEKLREAPNDVVLETNEVAIQEVAGALKHFLRNSEQLIPSSERESWARVLVHTDVTSRLQEYRRLVELLPPDNRVLLSTMFSHLYTVQLYSQTNKMTAQNLAVVFTPTLFEELAMNRNMVNVTSELIIHHTLIFLSKNKAPQEDEMITVL; translated from the exons ATGACGGCTCCCGTACCGAGGCCGAGAACCTGCTACATGCTCAGGAAGCTTTTACCGAGTGATTCCTCAGAGAG CAGTAATGTGGCTCAGACAGACAATATATGTGATGTGAGCAGCCCAG AACTGAACAGCAGCTCGTGTTTCTTTCCTGCTGATGTTCCTGAGTGTAAAGAGACAGACGACACACACGGAGGCAGCATGTTGCAGAAGTACGTGTGTCCTGCCTCGCCTCCTCGAAGCCCCTCACCATCTGATGATGAGGAatttaaaattttatcagaatggGTGAAGGAGTGCGTCACCTCCGACTCCTCGGCTGATGAGGGCCCCATGACGCCCCTGACCCCACGGTCAGACAAATCTTTTCACCTCCAACCTCTTGAAGATTGTTACAACTCCACCAACACAGAAAG TGCTCCTCAGGTGACTAATTCCCAGTCTAAAAACGGCGCTCCATTAAAGCCACCAGTACGGAAGAAACTGAACCAACCTCCCACCCTGAAGAAACCACG TGCTGCTACCATCCGTGTGAGCCGGAGGAAATCTTCAGGGGCAGCAGGGCTTGTTATCCAGCCTGAAGAGAACTTCTACAGAGAGAGTGCTGTATCACGCTCCAGCTGGCTGGATGTCTGGAAGGGCCGCAA ACACAATGTGCTGTGGACCACGTTTGATGGTCAGGTGATGTCTCTGTGGAAGAAACGCTTG gacaagttTTCTGAGTACGTGTTCCATGTGTCGAGCATCACCAATGTGCGCCAGCAGGACCGAGGACGCTTTATCATTTACTTCCGCAAGAAGCACTTTGAGTTCATGGCTCACAGTGAAG ATGTGAAGACGGGATGGGTTACATCACTGCTCGCTTCCCGAGGACAAGAACCACCAGCACCTCCTCAATATCACGGCTCAATGACGATGAAGGAATCATGGAGCAAAGTTTATGGCGCCATCTGCGGACACAACCTGTGGATCTACAACAGCAAACAG GACTTTAATTTGGGTCTGGGGATGACCTTTGTGTCCATGAATACGGCATCAGTAAAACAGATTGGACGCCACAGCTTTAGCCTCATTACACCTTATAAAACTTTCAA TTTCTCGGTGGACTCTTCGCGAGAGTTAGCGACGTGGCTGGATCATCTGAACAAGATGATCCGTAGTGCCCTGTCCTGCAGCGAGGTGGCGCGGCGTTTGTGGTCGAATTCCTGGAATAAAGTGTGTGCTGATTGCGGCAGTCCAAACCCAGAGTGGGCCTCCATCAACCTGCTGATGGTCATCTGTGAGTCCTGCGCAG GAGTTCATCGTATGATGGGGGTGAACAGGTCCAAAGTGCGGAGTCTGAAACTGGACAGTAAAGTGTGGACTGAACCTCTGATTCAG CTGTTTGTGCTTTATGGGAACAAAGCTGGTAATAACGTGTGGGGTCACAATGTCCCGGCGGTGGATCAGATCCTCCCTGACGCTCAGTACGAACAACGGGCCGCGTTCATCAACGCTAAGTACTGCAGTGGTCTTTACCGCAAAGCGCATCCTCTCACCTGCAGCCAGGAGCTGCTCAACCAG AGGTTGTGTGAGGTGGTGTGCGGAGCTGATGTGGAGGAGACACTCTCACTGCTGTGTTCAGGAGCGAAGATTCTGGGCGGAGATTATCTATCAGCCATCACGCTGGCAGAAAACGCCGGACAGGCTCTACAGACTGAGCTGCTCAGACACAATGAGTTTGTAG AAATTCCTGACTTTGACCAGCAGAGAGAGCTGAGAGAGCAgacaa gaTTAGAGGAGCTCCATGGCAGGCTGGATGATGAGCGCTTCCTTTTCTCTCAAGAGACCGAGTCAGCTGCATGtgatgttcttgacctgagagagGTCATCTCTGTGTTCAATCAGTCCACAGG tcaaACCCATGAGTTTGAGATTCTAACACTGACAGACAGTCTCATCTGTAATGGGGACACACAAGAGCTGCTGCTCAATCACATGCTGCACATTATCAAg GTCGTGATGCCCAGACCCCTGTTGGAGGAGGAGCTTATAGGGGTGATGGGCGTGTCCCGGCTGTCTCTAAGAGAGGGAAGTGGTCTTCAGCATGCTGAAGTTTGGGCAATGATCCGACCGGGAGAAATCTTAATCtatcccttacacacacacacacaccggatcCCCATCATCATCAACCAACACACATGCTGCA acatGTGTTTGTTGGAGAACACAGTGGCGGTGACTACAGCAGAGAA GACGGCGTATCTTCAGTTTGAGCGCAAGGAGAGCTGCAGCAAATTTTACACTCTGCTCTCCAGTGCCAACTCCAGTGACAGGAAGTCACATGATTACTCCTTGTACACACTTCCTGCTGGGATTAGTGGGTGTGTCCCTCCTGAAGTGCAGCGCTGCATCTCTCACATCACACTGTATG gcctgAAGGTGGAGGGTCTGTACCGCTGCTGTGGGTCGATCATTAAGATCTCGGAGTTGGTGGAGAAGCTGCGTGAAGCTCCAAATGACGTTGTTTTGGAGACAAATGAAGTTGCTATACAGGAAGTAGCAGGAGCGCTAAAGCACTTCCTCCGCAACTCGGAACAGCTCATCCCATCATCTGAGAGAGAAAGCTGGGCCAGAGTGTtgg TTCACACTGATGTCACTTCCCGACTGCAGGAGTATCGCAGACTGGTCGAACTTCTTCCTCCTGATAACAGGGTCCTACTGTCCACCATGTTCAGTCACCTCTACAC CGTGCAGCTCTACAGTCAGACGAACAAGATGACTGCACAGAACCTAGCAGTGGTGTTCACTCCCACACTGTTTGAGGAGTTGGCCATGAACAGGAACATGGTGAACGTGACGAGCGAGCTCATCATCCATCACACACTCATCTTCCTG agtaAAAACAAAGCTCCACAGGAGGATGAAATGATCACTGTGCTGTGA
- the LOC132895096 gene encoding arf-GAP with Rho-GAP domain, ANK repeat and PH domain-containing protein 2 isoform X3, producing MTAPVPRPRTCYMLRKLLPSDSSESSNVAQTDNICDVSSPELNSSSCFFPADVPECKETDDTHGGSMLQKYVCPASPPRSPSPSDDEEFKILSEWVKECVTSDSSADEGPMTPLTPRSDKSFHLQPLEDCYNSTNTESAPQVTNSQSKNGAPLKPPVRKKLNQPPTLKKPRAATIRVSRRKSSGAAGLVIQPEENFYRESAVSRSSWLDVWKGRKHNVLWTTFDGQVMSLWKKRLDKFSEYVFHVSSITNVRQQDRGRFIIYFRKKHFEFMAHSEDVKTGWVTSLLASRGQEPPAPPQYHGSMTMKESWSKVYGAICGHNLWIYNSKQDFNLGLGMTFVSMNTASVKQIGRHSFSLITPYKTFNFSVDSSRELATWLDHLNKMIRSALSCSEVARRLWSNSWNKVCADCGSPNPEWASINLLMVICESCAGVHRMMGVNRSKVRSLKLDSKVWTEPLIQLFVLYGNKAGNNVWGHNVPAVDQILPDAQYEQRAAFINAKYCSGLYRKAHPLTCSQELLNQRLCEVVCGADVEETLSLLCSGAKILGGDYLSAITLAENAGQALQTELLRHNEFVEIPDFDQQRELREQTRLEELHGRLDDERFLFSQETESAACDVLDLREVISVFNQSTGQTHEFEILTLTDSLICNGDTQELLLNHMLHIIKVVMPRPLLEEELIGVMGVSRLSLREGSGLQHAEVWAMIRPGEILIYPLHTHTHRIPIIINQHTCCNMCLLENTVAVTTAEKTAYLQFERKESCSKFYTLLSSANSSDRKSHDYSLYTLPAGISGCVPPEVQRCISHITLYGLKVEGLYRCCGSIIKISELVEKLREAPNDVVLETNEVAIQEVAGALKHFLRNSEQLIPSSERESWARVLVHTDVTSRLQEYRRLVELLPPDNRVLLSTMFSHLYTVQLYSQTNKMTAQNLAVVFTPTLFEELAMNRNMVNVTSELIIHHTLIFLVRAQIHLKHH from the exons ATGACGGCTCCCGTACCGAGGCCGAGAACCTGCTACATGCTCAGGAAGCTTTTACCGAGTGATTCCTCAGAGAG CAGTAATGTGGCTCAGACAGACAATATATGTGATGTGAGCAGCCCAG AACTGAACAGCAGCTCGTGTTTCTTTCCTGCTGATGTTCCTGAGTGTAAAGAGACAGACGACACACACGGAGGCAGCATGTTGCAGAAGTACGTGTGTCCTGCCTCGCCTCCTCGAAGCCCCTCACCATCTGATGATGAGGAatttaaaattttatcagaatggGTGAAGGAGTGCGTCACCTCCGACTCCTCGGCTGATGAGGGCCCCATGACGCCCCTGACCCCACGGTCAGACAAATCTTTTCACCTCCAACCTCTTGAAGATTGTTACAACTCCACCAACACAGAAAG TGCTCCTCAGGTGACTAATTCCCAGTCTAAAAACGGCGCTCCATTAAAGCCACCAGTACGGAAGAAACTGAACCAACCTCCCACCCTGAAGAAACCACG TGCTGCTACCATCCGTGTGAGCCGGAGGAAATCTTCAGGGGCAGCAGGGCTTGTTATCCAGCCTGAAGAGAACTTCTACAGAGAGAGTGCTGTATCACGCTCCAGCTGGCTGGATGTCTGGAAGGGCCGCAA ACACAATGTGCTGTGGACCACGTTTGATGGTCAGGTGATGTCTCTGTGGAAGAAACGCTTG gacaagttTTCTGAGTACGTGTTCCATGTGTCGAGCATCACCAATGTGCGCCAGCAGGACCGAGGACGCTTTATCATTTACTTCCGCAAGAAGCACTTTGAGTTCATGGCTCACAGTGAAG ATGTGAAGACGGGATGGGTTACATCACTGCTCGCTTCCCGAGGACAAGAACCACCAGCACCTCCTCAATATCACGGCTCAATGACGATGAAGGAATCATGGAGCAAAGTTTATGGCGCCATCTGCGGACACAACCTGTGGATCTACAACAGCAAACAG GACTTTAATTTGGGTCTGGGGATGACCTTTGTGTCCATGAATACGGCATCAGTAAAACAGATTGGACGCCACAGCTTTAGCCTCATTACACCTTATAAAACTTTCAA TTTCTCGGTGGACTCTTCGCGAGAGTTAGCGACGTGGCTGGATCATCTGAACAAGATGATCCGTAGTGCCCTGTCCTGCAGCGAGGTGGCGCGGCGTTTGTGGTCGAATTCCTGGAATAAAGTGTGTGCTGATTGCGGCAGTCCAAACCCAGAGTGGGCCTCCATCAACCTGCTGATGGTCATCTGTGAGTCCTGCGCAG GAGTTCATCGTATGATGGGGGTGAACAGGTCCAAAGTGCGGAGTCTGAAACTGGACAGTAAAGTGTGGACTGAACCTCTGATTCAG CTGTTTGTGCTTTATGGGAACAAAGCTGGTAATAACGTGTGGGGTCACAATGTCCCGGCGGTGGATCAGATCCTCCCTGACGCTCAGTACGAACAACGGGCCGCGTTCATCAACGCTAAGTACTGCAGTGGTCTTTACCGCAAAGCGCATCCTCTCACCTGCAGCCAGGAGCTGCTCAACCAG AGGTTGTGTGAGGTGGTGTGCGGAGCTGATGTGGAGGAGACACTCTCACTGCTGTGTTCAGGAGCGAAGATTCTGGGCGGAGATTATCTATCAGCCATCACGCTGGCAGAAAACGCCGGACAGGCTCTACAGACTGAGCTGCTCAGACACAATGAGTTTGTAG AAATTCCTGACTTTGACCAGCAGAGAGAGCTGAGAGAGCAgacaa gaTTAGAGGAGCTCCATGGCAGGCTGGATGATGAGCGCTTCCTTTTCTCTCAAGAGACCGAGTCAGCTGCATGtgatgttcttgacctgagagagGTCATCTCTGTGTTCAATCAGTCCACAGG tcaaACCCATGAGTTTGAGATTCTAACACTGACAGACAGTCTCATCTGTAATGGGGACACACAAGAGCTGCTGCTCAATCACATGCTGCACATTATCAAg GTCGTGATGCCCAGACCCCTGTTGGAGGAGGAGCTTATAGGGGTGATGGGCGTGTCCCGGCTGTCTCTAAGAGAGGGAAGTGGTCTTCAGCATGCTGAAGTTTGGGCAATGATCCGACCGGGAGAAATCTTAATCtatcccttacacacacacacacaccggatcCCCATCATCATCAACCAACACACATGCTGCA acatGTGTTTGTTGGAGAACACAGTGGCGGTGACTACAGCAGAGAA GACGGCGTATCTTCAGTTTGAGCGCAAGGAGAGCTGCAGCAAATTTTACACTCTGCTCTCCAGTGCCAACTCCAGTGACAGGAAGTCACATGATTACTCCTTGTACACACTTCCTGCTGGGATTAGTGGGTGTGTCCCTCCTGAAGTGCAGCGCTGCATCTCTCACATCACACTGTATG gcctgAAGGTGGAGGGTCTGTACCGCTGCTGTGGGTCGATCATTAAGATCTCGGAGTTGGTGGAGAAGCTGCGTGAAGCTCCAAATGACGTTGTTTTGGAGACAAATGAAGTTGCTATACAGGAAGTAGCAGGAGCGCTAAAGCACTTCCTCCGCAACTCGGAACAGCTCATCCCATCATCTGAGAGAGAAAGCTGGGCCAGAGTGTtgg TTCACACTGATGTCACTTCCCGACTGCAGGAGTATCGCAGACTGGTCGAACTTCTTCCTCCTGATAACAGGGTCCTACTGTCCACCATGTTCAGTCACCTCTACAC CGTGCAGCTCTACAGTCAGACGAACAAGATGACTGCACAGAACCTAGCAGTGGTGTTCACTCCCACACTGTTTGAGGAGTTGGCCATGAACAGGAACATGGTGAACGTGACGAGCGAGCTCATCATCCATCACACACTCATCTTCCTGGTGAGAGCTCAGATTCATCTCAAACATCACTGA
- the LOC132895096 gene encoding arf-GAP with Rho-GAP domain, ANK repeat and PH domain-containing protein 2 isoform X2: MTAPVPRPRTCYMLRKLLPSDSSESNVAQTDNICDVSSPELNSSSCFFPADVPECKETDDTHGGSMLQKYVCPASPPRSPSPSDDEEFKILSEWVKECVTSDSSADEGPMTPLTPRSDKSFHLQPLEDCYNSTNTESAPQVTNSQSKNGAPLKPPVRKKLNQPPTLKKPRAATIRVSRRKSSGAAGLVIQPEENFYRESAVSRSSWLDVWKGRKHNVLWTTFDGQVMSLWKKRLDKFSEYVFHVSSITNVRQQDRGRFIIYFRKKHFEFMAHSEDVKTGWVTSLLASRGQEPPAPPQYHGSMTMKESWSKVYGAICGHNLWIYNSKQDFNLGLGMTFVSMNTASVKQIGRHSFSLITPYKTFNFSVDSSRELATWLDHLNKMIRSALSCSEVARRLWSNSWNKVCADCGSPNPEWASINLLMVICESCAGVHRMMGVNRSKVRSLKLDSKVWTEPLIQLFVLYGNKAGNNVWGHNVPAVDQILPDAQYEQRAAFINAKYCSGLYRKAHPLTCSQELLNQRLCEVVCGADVEETLSLLCSGAKILGGDYLSAITLAENAGQALQTELLRHNEFVEIPDFDQQRELREQTRLEELHGRLDDERFLFSQETESAACDVLDLREVISVFNQSTGQTHEFEILTLTDSLICNGDTQELLLNHMLHIIKVVMPRPLLEEELIGVMGVSRLSLREGSGLQHAEVWAMIRPGEILIYPLHTHTHRIPIIINQHTCCNMCLLENTVAVTTAEKTAYLQFERKESCSKFYTLLSSANSSDRKSHDYSLYTLPAGISGCVPPEVQRCISHITLYGLKVEGLYRCCGSIIKISELVEKLREAPNDVVLETNEVAIQEVAGALKHFLRNSEQLIPSSERESWARVLVHTDVTSRLQEYRRLVELLPPDNRVLLSTMFSHLYTVQLYSQTNKMTAQNLAVVFTPTLFEELAMNRNMVNVTSELIIHHTLIFLSKNKAPQEDEMITVL, encoded by the exons ATGACGGCTCCCGTACCGAGGCCGAGAACCTGCTACATGCTCAGGAAGCTTTTACCGAGTGATTCCTCAGAGAG TAATGTGGCTCAGACAGACAATATATGTGATGTGAGCAGCCCAG AACTGAACAGCAGCTCGTGTTTCTTTCCTGCTGATGTTCCTGAGTGTAAAGAGACAGACGACACACACGGAGGCAGCATGTTGCAGAAGTACGTGTGTCCTGCCTCGCCTCCTCGAAGCCCCTCACCATCTGATGATGAGGAatttaaaattttatcagaatggGTGAAGGAGTGCGTCACCTCCGACTCCTCGGCTGATGAGGGCCCCATGACGCCCCTGACCCCACGGTCAGACAAATCTTTTCACCTCCAACCTCTTGAAGATTGTTACAACTCCACCAACACAGAAAG TGCTCCTCAGGTGACTAATTCCCAGTCTAAAAACGGCGCTCCATTAAAGCCACCAGTACGGAAGAAACTGAACCAACCTCCCACCCTGAAGAAACCACG TGCTGCTACCATCCGTGTGAGCCGGAGGAAATCTTCAGGGGCAGCAGGGCTTGTTATCCAGCCTGAAGAGAACTTCTACAGAGAGAGTGCTGTATCACGCTCCAGCTGGCTGGATGTCTGGAAGGGCCGCAA ACACAATGTGCTGTGGACCACGTTTGATGGTCAGGTGATGTCTCTGTGGAAGAAACGCTTG gacaagttTTCTGAGTACGTGTTCCATGTGTCGAGCATCACCAATGTGCGCCAGCAGGACCGAGGACGCTTTATCATTTACTTCCGCAAGAAGCACTTTGAGTTCATGGCTCACAGTGAAG ATGTGAAGACGGGATGGGTTACATCACTGCTCGCTTCCCGAGGACAAGAACCACCAGCACCTCCTCAATATCACGGCTCAATGACGATGAAGGAATCATGGAGCAAAGTTTATGGCGCCATCTGCGGACACAACCTGTGGATCTACAACAGCAAACAG GACTTTAATTTGGGTCTGGGGATGACCTTTGTGTCCATGAATACGGCATCAGTAAAACAGATTGGACGCCACAGCTTTAGCCTCATTACACCTTATAAAACTTTCAA TTTCTCGGTGGACTCTTCGCGAGAGTTAGCGACGTGGCTGGATCATCTGAACAAGATGATCCGTAGTGCCCTGTCCTGCAGCGAGGTGGCGCGGCGTTTGTGGTCGAATTCCTGGAATAAAGTGTGTGCTGATTGCGGCAGTCCAAACCCAGAGTGGGCCTCCATCAACCTGCTGATGGTCATCTGTGAGTCCTGCGCAG GAGTTCATCGTATGATGGGGGTGAACAGGTCCAAAGTGCGGAGTCTGAAACTGGACAGTAAAGTGTGGACTGAACCTCTGATTCAG CTGTTTGTGCTTTATGGGAACAAAGCTGGTAATAACGTGTGGGGTCACAATGTCCCGGCGGTGGATCAGATCCTCCCTGACGCTCAGTACGAACAACGGGCCGCGTTCATCAACGCTAAGTACTGCAGTGGTCTTTACCGCAAAGCGCATCCTCTCACCTGCAGCCAGGAGCTGCTCAACCAG AGGTTGTGTGAGGTGGTGTGCGGAGCTGATGTGGAGGAGACACTCTCACTGCTGTGTTCAGGAGCGAAGATTCTGGGCGGAGATTATCTATCAGCCATCACGCTGGCAGAAAACGCCGGACAGGCTCTACAGACTGAGCTGCTCAGACACAATGAGTTTGTAG AAATTCCTGACTTTGACCAGCAGAGAGAGCTGAGAGAGCAgacaa gaTTAGAGGAGCTCCATGGCAGGCTGGATGATGAGCGCTTCCTTTTCTCTCAAGAGACCGAGTCAGCTGCATGtgatgttcttgacctgagagagGTCATCTCTGTGTTCAATCAGTCCACAGG tcaaACCCATGAGTTTGAGATTCTAACACTGACAGACAGTCTCATCTGTAATGGGGACACACAAGAGCTGCTGCTCAATCACATGCTGCACATTATCAAg GTCGTGATGCCCAGACCCCTGTTGGAGGAGGAGCTTATAGGGGTGATGGGCGTGTCCCGGCTGTCTCTAAGAGAGGGAAGTGGTCTTCAGCATGCTGAAGTTTGGGCAATGATCCGACCGGGAGAAATCTTAATCtatcccttacacacacacacacaccggatcCCCATCATCATCAACCAACACACATGCTGCA acatGTGTTTGTTGGAGAACACAGTGGCGGTGACTACAGCAGAGAA GACGGCGTATCTTCAGTTTGAGCGCAAGGAGAGCTGCAGCAAATTTTACACTCTGCTCTCCAGTGCCAACTCCAGTGACAGGAAGTCACATGATTACTCCTTGTACACACTTCCTGCTGGGATTAGTGGGTGTGTCCCTCCTGAAGTGCAGCGCTGCATCTCTCACATCACACTGTATG gcctgAAGGTGGAGGGTCTGTACCGCTGCTGTGGGTCGATCATTAAGATCTCGGAGTTGGTGGAGAAGCTGCGTGAAGCTCCAAATGACGTTGTTTTGGAGACAAATGAAGTTGCTATACAGGAAGTAGCAGGAGCGCTAAAGCACTTCCTCCGCAACTCGGAACAGCTCATCCCATCATCTGAGAGAGAAAGCTGGGCCAGAGTGTtgg TTCACACTGATGTCACTTCCCGACTGCAGGAGTATCGCAGACTGGTCGAACTTCTTCCTCCTGATAACAGGGTCCTACTGTCCACCATGTTCAGTCACCTCTACAC CGTGCAGCTCTACAGTCAGACGAACAAGATGACTGCACAGAACCTAGCAGTGGTGTTCACTCCCACACTGTTTGAGGAGTTGGCCATGAACAGGAACATGGTGAACGTGACGAGCGAGCTCATCATCCATCACACACTCATCTTCCTG agtaAAAACAAAGCTCCACAGGAGGATGAAATGATCACTGTGCTGTGA